The Opitutaceae bacterium nucleotide sequence TGGCGGCGAACGTCCGAAGAAGGTGAGGGTTCAGATCCGGCACAACCGAGCAACAGGCCAGACCCTCGATCGTCTCGGAATCCGGACCGGGGTGCTCAAGCAGCCGGGTCAGTGGATTCCGGTCGGATTCGAGTGCGCGCGAGGGCATCGAGTCCACCTTCAGGCTGCCATCGTCGACGACACATCCGAAATGGGTGTGGGTATTGCCGATGTCTACACAGAGCAGATTCATCGGGTCGACGGGGCCGCCGCGGCCAGAGTGGCGTCTCCGGCCAGGAAGGCACGCCGGGTGCCATCCGGAAACTCGAGCTCAAGGGCGCCCTGGGCATTGATTCCGCGGGCGACTCCCTGAAAACGCTCTTCGCCCTGTCGGAGGGTGACCGACCGGCCGCAGAGCAGGTCAAATCGTTCCCACAACTGGAAGAAGGTGTCCGAGTGTTGGTTGGCAATGAACGTATCGTAGGCCTTTACGATCCGGCCCAGCAGGGCAGCCGTCATTCGATTGATGTCGATTGATTGGCCGAGAACCTGTGAGAGGGAAATGGCGGTGGCCGCGAGGTCGGCCGGCCAGTCTGTCGGGCCGATATTGACATTCAGGCCGAGTCCGAAGACGACATCGCGGATCTGGTCGGAGTCGATGCGTGCCTCGGTCAGCATGCCTCCCAGTTTTCTTCCGTCGAAGAGGATATCATTGGGCCATTTCACGGAAGGGGCGAATCGGCCGAAGTTGCGGAGGGCTTCGCAGACGTTCACTCCCATCCACAGGGTGAAGGTCTGCATGCGGATTGGAGGAATCCTCGGTCGAAAGGCAAAACTGGCATAGAGATTGCCCCGGTCGGGGCTCGACCAGTTGCGCCCGAGTCGTCCGCGACCGCGGGTCTGACTGCGGGCGAGGACGACAAACGGCGTGACCGCGCCGGCGGCAAGCAGGCGCTCGGCCTCGCTGTTCGTGCTGTCGACCTCTTCGCGGAACTCGATGGTCGGAATGGACCGAAGGGAGCAATGGGCCTGGACGAGGAGCGGGTTGAGTTCCCGCGGTGCGTCAACCAGTCGGTAACCGCGCCGCCGAACCGCTTCGAAACGAAAACCCTGCTTCTTCAGGCCCTCCATCCGGGCCCAGATGCCGACTCGCGACATGGCCAGTTCCGCTCCGAGTTCATTGCCGGAGACAAAACCGTCACCGGCCTGGAGCATCCTTCGGACGATAAGAAGATCGGACGCGCTCATCGGGGTGTCCAATCCAACCCGATATCGACCCACCGGCTCTGATGGACGAGGGCTCCGCTCGAAATGAAGTCCAGCCCGAGATGGGCATAAGCGGGGATCGAGTCGAGGGTGATGCCGCCGCTGGCCTCGATCGCGGCCCGCCCCGCGATCAGGCGGACTGCCTGCCGGATGGCGGACGGCGTGAAATTGTCGAGGAGGATGATCTCGGGGAGGGCTTCCATGACGGCCGGGATCTGGTCGAGTGCATCCACTTCAACCTCGATCAAGAGGTCAGGGTTCCGGCGTCGGGCGGCCAGGATGGCATCGCGCAGGGCGCTGCCGGTGCCGCTGTCTCTTGCGGCCAGGTGATTGTCCTTGATCATGACCCGGTCGTAGAGCCCGAGACGGTGGTTCCAGCCTCCGCCCCTTGCCACCGCATACTTTTCGAGAGCCCGGTAGCCTGGCGTGGTCTTGCGGGTGTCGAGGATACGGGTGGGAGATTCCGCCAGCAGACGGGCGAACCTGGCGGTCTGGGTGGCGATTCCGCTGAGGTGTTGGAGGAAATTGAGGATGACTCTCTCGGCGGTGAGAAGCCGGGCGGCCGGCAGTGAGAATTGGCCGAGGGCATCGCCTGCCTCGACCGTATCACCATCCCGGCGCAAGGGGCGGAATCCCGTCGACTGTCCATAGCAGTCCAGGATCAACGGGACGAGAGGCAATCCGCAGACGACCATCGGCTGGCGGGCCACGAGTCGGGCCCGACCGGCCGTGGCCGGCGCAATCAGGCTCCGGGTGGTCACGTCGCCCCGGTGGGCGGCGGACCGGCGGAAACCCGAACCGGACAGATCCTCGCGACGGGCGAGGCTGATCAGGGTTCGAAGGGCTGAAGGCTCGAGATCGGACCACGATATCTGCTCGCACCGGGGGAGACTGGATGTTAGCCGTTTCCTTTTCATCTCGAGACGTTTGAAGATCAATGAACAGGATAGAGGCATTCCACAGCAGTGTTGCAAGCGAAGAGGCACCCCCCGCAGGGTATACACCGGCCATTCAGGCACTCTGGTGGGACGCCAGGGGCGATTGGCACCGCGCCCATGAAGCCACCCAGGAAGATTCCGGTCAGGCGGTGTCCTGGGTTCATGCCTTCCTGCATCGCAAGGAAGGGGACCTGTCCAATGCCGGTTACTGGTATGCCAGGGCGGGACGGGTGGCTGCCTCGGGCTCCCTCGATGCGGAAAGAGATGCAATCCTCGCAGAATTGCTGGGCTGAGGTCCGGCCTTACTCGACCGTTCCCACGGTTTCCTTGATGGAACCGCAGTGCAGCATGGCGGCCCCGTAGTAAGGATTGGCCACCTCCGGCTTGGTCTGGATCCAGTCGGCCTTGGCCATCGGGCAGGTCATCACATAGTGACCGGGGATCCATTGGGCCAGGCGGATGACCTGTTTGGAGATGTCCCGAAAGATGATCCGTGCCTCATCGATCGTCCGGGAGCGTTCGAGGTCTGCCACCCGGCGGTCGAGGTCCTCTTCGCCGAGGCATTCCGCCCAGAGTCCAAGGTCCTCGGCCCCGTCAATCGCCCCCTTCAGATCGTCCGCCGCCAGGGCCACGGCGATTTTCTCGTAGGACGGAATGAGGTCGGCGCAGGCCTCCTTGCAGCAGGTCCCCTGGGGCACCGCCGATCCGACGTCTTCCGCAAAACCGGCGCAGGTGAAGAGAAACACGGGGAGGAGGAGGAGGCGTGCGATTTTCATGCGGGTGTCTGGGACATCAGCGGATCTGTCCGGTTCCGCGGATGACATACTTGTAGCTGCAGAGTTCGGTCAGGCCCATCGGCCCGCGGGCATGGAGCTTGTCGGTCGAGATCCCGATCTCGGCGCCGAGGCCGAACTCGAATCCGTCGGTGAAACGGGTGCTGGCATTCCAGTAGACGGTGGCGGAGTCGACGCCGGCAAGGAATCGGTCGGCCCGGCTTTCATCCCGGGTGATGATGGCGTCGCTGTGGGCGGAGCCAAAGGTGTTGATGTCGCGGATGGCGGCGTCGAGAGACGGGACCACCCGGACAGCGAGGATCAGGTCGAGGTATTCTTCACTCCAGTCGGCCTCGGTGGCCGGCTGAAAATCGATCTGGTGTGCCTCAAGGATGGCGGCTGCGGCCGGGTCGACCCGGAGTTGAACCGCGTGTCGACGAAGGGAGCGGGCCAGGCCGGGCAGGAGGGTGGAAGCCACCCCGGCGTGGATGAAAAGGTTTTCTGCCGCGTTGCAGACGGAGGGACGCTGACACTTGGCGTTGATGACAATTGCCTCGGCCATGGCCGGATCGGCCTCCCGATCGACGTAGACGGTGCATACGCCCTTGTAGTGTTTGATCACCGGGATGGTCGAGGTTTCGGCCACAAAGCGGATGAGCCCCTCGCCGCCCCGCGGGATGATGCAATTGACCAGGCTGTCCAGTTTCAGCAGGGTCAGGAGGGCATTGCGGTCGGTCGTCGGGATGAGTTGAATGGCCGCTTCGGGCAGGTTGGAATCCCTGAGTGCCTGTCGGATCAGGCCGGCCAGGGCCTGGTTGGTGTGGAACGCTTCCTTTCCGCCGCGAAGGATGGCGGCGTTGCCGGATTTGAGGCAGAGGATGGAGCAATCGACGGTCACATTGGGGCGCGACTCGTAGATGATGCCGATGACTCCGATGGGAACGCGGACCTTTTGGATCTCAATCCCGTTCGGTCGGACCGTTTTCTCGATTTCCAGGCCCACCGGGTCGGGCAGATCGCGAACCTCGCGGGTGCCTTCGGCCATGGCTTTGATCCGGGCATCGGTCAGGCGAAGACGGTCGAGGAGTGCGCCGGTCAGTCCGGCGGCTTCACCGGCTTCAAGATCCCTGGCGTTTTCAGACTGGAGGATTGCCACCGAAGATTCCACCAGATCGGCCAGACGGCTGAGAAAGGCGTTCTTGGACGCGGTCGACGCGGTGGCCAGGCGGAGGGATGCCTCCCTCGCCCGGCCGGCCATGGCACGGACCATCTGGTCCAATTCGGTATCAATCGCGGTCGTCACGGCTCAAACCAAGGCCGGGATCGCCGAATATTCAAGAAATACCGCAGTTGCTTGATCCGCCGGTTCCCCCTTGCTATCGTCGGAATCTGCATTTCCGTTGAGCGGTTTTTCCTTTCCATGCCGA carries:
- a CDS encoding biotin--[acetyl-CoA-carboxylase] ligase translates to MSASDLLIVRRMLQAGDGFVSGNELGAELAMSRVGIWARMEGLKKQGFRFEAVRRRGYRLVDAPRELNPLLVQAHCSLRSIPTIEFREEVDSTNSEAERLLAAGAVTPFVVLARSQTRGRGRLGRNWSSPDRGNLYASFAFRPRIPPIRMQTFTLWMGVNVCEALRNFGRFAPSVKWPNDILFDGRKLGGMLTEARIDSDQIRDVVFGLGLNVNIGPTDWPADLAATAISLSQVLGQSIDINRMTAALLGRIVKAYDTFIANQHSDTFFQLWERFDLLCGRSVTLRQGEERFQGVARGINAQGALELEFPDGTRRAFLAGDATLAAAAPSTR
- the nadC gene encoding carboxylating nicotinate-nucleotide diphosphorylase, with amino-acid sequence MKRKRLTSSLPRCEQISWSDLEPSALRTLISLARREDLSGSGFRRSAAHRGDVTTRSLIAPATAGRARLVARQPMVVCGLPLVPLILDCYGQSTGFRPLRRDGDTVEAGDALGQFSLPAARLLTAERVILNFLQHLSGIATQTARFARLLAESPTRILDTRKTTPGYRALEKYAVARGGGWNHRLGLYDRVMIKDNHLAARDSGTGSALRDAILAARRRNPDLLIEVEVDALDQIPAVMEALPEIILLDNFTPSAIRQAVRLIAGRAAIEASGGITLDSIPAYAHLGLDFISSGALVHQSRWVDIGLDWTPR
- a CDS encoding glutamate-5-semialdehyde dehydrogenase, whose translation is MTTAIDTELDQMVRAMAGRAREASLRLATASTASKNAFLSRLADLVESSVAILQSENARDLEAGEAAGLTGALLDRLRLTDARIKAMAEGTREVRDLPDPVGLEIEKTVRPNGIEIQKVRVPIGVIGIIYESRPNVTVDCSILCLKSGNAAILRGGKEAFHTNQALAGLIRQALRDSNLPEAAIQLIPTTDRNALLTLLKLDSLVNCIIPRGGEGLIRFVAETSTIPVIKHYKGVCTVYVDREADPAMAEAIVINAKCQRPSVCNAAENLFIHAGVASTLLPGLARSLRRHAVQLRVDPAAAAILEAHQIDFQPATEADWSEEYLDLILAVRVVPSLDAAIRDINTFGSAHSDAIITRDESRADRFLAGVDSATVYWNASTRFTDGFEFGLGAEIGISTDKLHARGPMGLTELCSYKYVIRGTGQIR